The nucleotide sequence TGTCGTGGCCGACCACTTCCACCGGCTGGCTGCACTCCCAGCACCAGGCCTGCGCCGGGCGCACCGACAGGTGCAACTGGCAGCCTTCCGCCAGCGTTTGCCGGCAGACCGACTCGAAACAAAACTGCAACGCGCTCTCTTCGATGCAGGACAACGCGCCGATTTCCAGCCAGACGCCGGTCACTCGCCGGGCGCCATGCTGACGCGCCTGCTGCTCTATCAATTCCAGCGCGTTGTAGCACAGGGAAATTTCATGCATCCCGCTGACTCCGGTAACGGCTGAACAGCGCGCGACGGCCAAGATTGTCGGGAGCCTCAGCATCGCGCATCGGCAACGACAGCGCCATGCGCGCGCTTTGCTGCGCCAGTTGCAGCGCCTGTTCCGCCCCCAGCGCCGGGTCTAGCGGCGACATCAGCGAGCAGGACAGGTACTGCTGCCCGTCATCGCTGTCCCCCACCACGAACTTCACGCTGCCGCAGGGCAGTTCCAGCGCCAGCCGGGTGGACACGCCACGTCGGGGCCACTGCTGCCCCGGCCCGGGCAGTACCAACAGGCTGAGCATCCACGGCGTCAGCAGGCAACCGAGCCACTGCTGTTCAAACAGGGTAAATCCACAGGCCCGCACCGGAATGCCATCGCGGTAAAACGGCAACGACTGCATACGCTGCTGCGCGATACGGCTGAACTCGGCTTCCAGCCAGGCCACCGGACTCTGATCATGCCCCTCAATCCACGCCGATTCTTTGCGCTCACCGGGTATTGCGGGCGGATTATGACTGCCGTCGGGTGGCGGAGCGGAAAAAATGTCAGTCACCATACACCTCCTGCGCGATTTTCTCCGTTACCGTCACGCCGCTCTGGCGCAGCGCGGCGAGGATATGCTGCAACGCCGGTTCCAGCGCGCGGGTCACGGTATCGGACAGGCCGATGCCGGAATCGAGCGCTTGCGGTTCCACGCCCACCAGCGTGAGCTGGCGGGGAAACTCGCCGGTCAGTTGCAGCGCCATCAGCACATCGGCCAGACCCAACTGATGCGGGGAGATCTTGCGGGTAAACAGCGCCGGCACCTCGCGGTCGCGCAGCACCGTCACGCTGCCCGGCGCCTGACCGGTGAGCACGGCGTCGGCCACGATCAGGTGATCACGCCCGGCCATGCATTCCATCAGCTCCATGCCGCAGGTGCCACCGTCCACCACCTCAATGGCGGGCGTGCAGTCGAACCGCTGCTCCAGCCGTTCCACCAGCCGCACCCCAACCCCTTCGTCACTCAGCAGGATATTGCCGATCCCCAGCACCAGTATGTTCATCACAGCACCTTCACCCGGGTGACTTCATTGCCGTTGACGGTATCCACCACATGCACCGCGCAGGACATGCATGGGTCGAAAGAGTGGATGGTGCGCACCACTTCCAGCGGTTTATGCGGGTCCGCCACCGGCGTGCCCACCAGCGACTGCTCGTACGGGCCGGGCTTATCGTCGCCGTTGCGCGGGCAAGAGGTCCAGGTGGATGGCACCACCGCCTGATAGTTGGTTATCTTGCCATTTTTAAACACCACCCAATGCGACAACATGCCGCGCGGCATTTCCCCA is from Dickeya dianthicola NCPPB 453 and encodes:
- the hypA gene encoding hydrogenase maturation nickel metallochaperone HypA codes for the protein MHEISLCYNALELIEQQARQHGARRVTGVWLEIGALSCIEESALQFCFESVCRQTLAEGCQLHLSVRPAQAWCWECSQPVEVVGHDSGCPHCGSHSLRVESGDSLQLKQLAIE
- the hybE gene encoding hydrogenase-2 assembly chaperone, which codes for MVTDIFSAPPPDGSHNPPAIPGERKESAWIEGHDQSPVAWLEAEFSRIAQQRMQSLPFYRDGIPVRACGFTLFEQQWLGCLLTPWMLSLLVLPGPGQQWPRRGVSTRLALELPCGSVKFVVGDSDDGQQYLSCSLMSPLDPALGAEQALQLAQQSARMALSLPMRDAEAPDNLGRRALFSRYRSQRDA
- a CDS encoding HyaD/HybD family hydrogenase maturation endopeptidase; translation: MNILVLGIGNILLSDEGVGVRLVERLEQRFDCTPAIEVVDGGTCGMELMECMAGRDHLIVADAVLTGQAPGSVTVLRDREVPALFTRKISPHQLGLADVLMALQLTGEFPRQLTLVGVEPQALDSGIGLSDTVTRALEPALQHILAALRQSGVTVTEKIAQEVYGD